One genomic window of Leptospira paudalimensis includes the following:
- a CDS encoding [protein-PII] uridylyltransferase family protein, protein MMKSELKAKLQRTFPKAKTVSSGRLFTRQLSNLIDDSLRQVFLEVSNGIPIKDHLCLIAVGGYGRRELAPHSDIDLLYLHDGKLSDKILSEIISKINTFLYNNDKEVGHSCRTIKESFLYLNQIETYHAVLDARFLVGSEVLFQKFKNEFLGKIPEKTIKEYNEWKLSYLRERIINSYNPILLSEPNIKNDPLGLRDIQQMYWIEKTNPLADSADGGIFDFYLIGDSLTLLSAYDFLLLTRSALHIISGRKNDRLDLSLQAEVAEFLGFGPKNEIKTLERFMSQFYKAQKDVYFYIGTYLDEKTNLNKKRIHKELSNPDTLYDDIIQFFSESQKNEEEPSRIDLNEIRFASHFLDDDFKNQKSVLDCFMEMLRHKKRIGHTLTLMHECNVLGKLIPEFGACTNFPLFSYHHQYTVDEHTLLILRELDVLIADLWEDPQVQDVFNSCEKIEILALAILIHDAGKVKEGDHCQYGAELALIIAERFRFSEEDTELLRFLVAEHIIMSELSSKRDIYDPNLISSFAKQFSNENTLRLLYVLTIIDTKSVGQSVLTNWKKEILHFLFTSTLTYLQNKTNRPDNQERIESTLENYLIEKEGLTTEQAEQIVSFGMQIRPTSYLNYNTPRRVYQHFVFLHEWIQSGSTFRLISEKEPAFVTLSLFAKADKRMLLYLSGIISSLGLNLVGLRLFRSENEHLILQAQITDEYGSGEIAEPQINEIESTLADCIGGKVNIEDLASTTNIWKTLPQIPEGMVEELVKFANDLSDTYSVLEVRVPDSIGLVYRILKTLIDFELEVIFVRISTSADFAYDSFHIQTKNGKKIEDTGLLLSIKEKILSVARVKENQGIMEISF, encoded by the coding sequence ATGATGAAATCAGAACTCAAGGCAAAACTGCAACGGACCTTTCCAAAAGCCAAAACAGTCTCTTCAGGAAGGTTGTTCACCCGTCAGTTGAGTAACCTGATCGATGATTCCTTACGACAAGTTTTCTTGGAAGTGTCAAACGGAATCCCCATAAAAGATCACCTTTGCCTCATTGCAGTAGGAGGTTATGGTAGAAGGGAACTCGCACCTCATTCGGATATTGATTTATTATACCTTCATGATGGAAAACTTTCAGACAAAATCTTAAGTGAAATCATTTCCAAAATCAATACGTTCTTATATAACAATGATAAGGAAGTCGGTCATAGTTGCCGTACAATCAAAGAATCATTTTTATACTTAAACCAAATCGAAACCTACCACGCTGTACTTGATGCTCGTTTTCTTGTAGGTTCGGAAGTTTTATTCCAAAAATTCAAAAATGAATTCCTCGGTAAAATTCCTGAAAAAACCATCAAAGAATACAATGAATGGAAACTTTCTTATCTCAGAGAAAGAATTATCAATTCTTACAATCCAATTTTACTTTCAGAACCCAATATTAAAAACGATCCATTAGGACTTCGTGATATCCAACAAATGTATTGGATCGAAAAAACAAATCCACTCGCTGATAGTGCTGATGGTGGGATTTTCGATTTTTATTTAATTGGTGATAGTTTAACTCTACTCTCAGCTTACGATTTTTTACTCTTAACAAGATCAGCTCTCCATATCATCAGTGGTCGTAAAAATGACAGATTAGATTTAAGCTTACAAGCAGAAGTTGCTGAGTTTTTAGGATTTGGTCCTAAGAACGAAATTAAAACCTTAGAACGTTTTATGAGCCAATTTTATAAAGCGCAAAAGGATGTTTATTTTTATATTGGAACCTATTTGGATGAGAAAACCAATCTGAATAAAAAACGAATCCACAAAGAACTTTCCAATCCAGATACTTTATACGATGACATCATTCAATTTTTCAGCGAATCACAAAAAAACGAAGAGGAACCATCTCGAATCGATTTAAACGAAATCCGTTTTGCCTCTCATTTTCTCGATGATGATTTCAAAAACCAAAAATCGGTTTTGGATTGTTTTATGGAGATGTTACGCCACAAAAAGCGAATTGGGCATACGCTCACACTCATGCATGAATGTAACGTGCTAGGAAAACTCATTCCTGAATTTGGAGCTTGTACCAACTTTCCACTGTTTAGTTACCACCACCAATACACTGTCGATGAACATACATTGCTCATATTACGCGAGCTAGATGTATTAATTGCTGATTTATGGGAAGACCCACAAGTGCAAGATGTATTTAATTCTTGTGAAAAAATTGAAATTTTGGCTCTAGCGATCCTCATTCACGATGCTGGGAAAGTAAAGGAAGGTGACCACTGCCAATATGGTGCCGAACTTGCTCTCATCATCGCAGAAAGGTTCCGATTTTCAGAAGAAGATACAGAACTCTTACGATTTTTGGTAGCGGAGCATATTATCATGTCTGAGCTCTCGTCCAAACGAGATATTTATGATCCAAATTTAATTTCTTCGTTTGCAAAACAATTTTCTAATGAAAACACTTTACGTTTGTTATATGTACTGACAATCATTGATACAAAATCAGTTGGCCAATCAGTCCTCACTAACTGGAAAAAGGAAATTTTACATTTTTTATTTACATCCACATTAACATACTTACAAAACAAAACCAATCGACCTGACAACCAAGAGCGAATTGAAAGTACACTCGAAAACTATCTAATCGAAAAAGAAGGACTTACAACAGAACAAGCGGAACAAATTGTTTCATTTGGGATGCAAATTCGTCCCACTTCATATTTGAACTATAATACCCCACGCAGGGTATACCAACATTTTGTATTTTTACATGAATGGATACAATCAGGTTCTACGTTTCGATTAATTTCTGAAAAAGAACCGGCGTTTGTTACATTGTCTCTATTTGCTAAGGCAGACAAACGAATGTTACTGTATCTATCAGGAATTATTTCCAGTCTTGGATTAAATTTAGTAGGACTCAGATTATTCCGAAGCGAAAATGAACATTTGATCCTACAGGCGCAAATCACTGATGAATATGGTAGTGGAGAGATCGCCGAACCACAGATAAACGAAATTGAGTCCACTCTTGCTGATTGTATTGGGGGGAAAGTGAATATTGAAGATTTGGCTTCCACTACCAATATTTGGAAAACTTTGCCACAAATTCCAGAAGGAATGGTAGAGGAACTTGTTAAGTTTGCAAATGATTTATCAGATACTTATTCTGTATTAGAAGTGAGAGTTCCTGATTCAATTGGATTGGTGTATCGTATTCTCAAAACTTTAATCGATTTTGAATTGGAAGTAATCTTTGTTAGAATCTCAACAAGTGCTGATTTTGCATATGACTCCTTTCACATCCAAACAAAAAATGGTAAAAAAATAGAAGATACTGGTCTACTCCTTTCGATTAAGGAAAAAATTCTCTCTGTAGCAAGAGTCAAAGAAAACCAAGGTATCATGGAGATTAGTTTTTAA